DNA sequence from the Alosa sapidissima isolate fAloSap1 chromosome 13, fAloSap1.pri, whole genome shotgun sequence genome:
AGGAAGACCACCGCACTCAAACAGCTGCAGGGGCACATGTGGAGGGTTGCGTACAACACTGGGAAAATCAAAGGCGAGTAAGTGGCTGGAAATGTGTTACTGCTCTAACAATCTATAATTCacacatttaaaggagaattccggtgtgatattgacctaaagtgtgttgaaacatgataccgagtgtgaacgtatgtctcatagcccatctcggcttgtcccctgcactccaaaatctggcgctagttagccgatgctaccaacagctttttcaatggtggtgcttcggcatcgggctagccatgcaaataaatcactgttttacaccatttacgaggctcaatgtatctccacacttcattggtagacttccgggggccctgacatttaaaacgagacattgagaactttgaaaaagcactggtagtttacttacaagacgatttatacagacagtatcttcacgaagtttagcgtttgcagccatcttgaatttagtcacgataagtcgagtgatgagtaagaatgaacaggtatgataagggatcagattctaaaaataattcagtggaaatgcatggattccagtttcttccagtagcagcaactatcgtgactaaattcaagatggctgcaaacgttaaacttcgtgaagatactgtctgtataaatcgtcttgtaagtaaactaccagttctcaatgtctcgttttaaatgtcagggccctcggaagtctaccaatgaagtgtggagatacattgagcctcgtaaatggtgtaaaacagtgatttatttgcatggctagcccgatgccgaagcaccaccattgaaaaagctgttggtagcatcggctaactagcgccagattttggagtgcaggggacaagccgagatgggctatgagacatacgttcacactcggtatcatgtttcaacacactttaggtcaatatcacaccggaattctcctttaaatgtacatttattcacttaGTAGATAGAGATGATTTGTGATGGCTTAGTATGTTTACAGTTTATTATTTCTGTTTAggtttatggtatttagcagacactgttgtccaaagcaacttacaccgACAAAAATAAACAATCAATAGTTTTGCTTCCAAgctatcaaacacaaacacacaattgtgttttttctttacAGTAGCTGAGCGACAGGGATGTATAAATTGAAACAATATACATAATGTCCGTTCAAGATGTGTAAGAAATTGGTTATTGATTATGCATTATGGGTTTAATTGTATCACAGGGTCCTGCACCCAGATAATGATCTAATACGGAAGTTTTGTGTTTCTGAAGAGAAGGCTTGCCCATTCTTTAGTATTTAGTGTCAATGTGCCTTGAGAAGGTGAAAGTGTCATATGCACAGTCAATGTAAACATTTGTGTACATAACAGGAATACCAGTTAGATCACATAGTAAAATGAATTTCTACTTTTTCCCTCcaaaatgagttgaaataactAACATGCATTTACAGTTGgacattttccagattaaatGTGCCTATGTCTAATTCAAGTACAAAAATCCAACTGGCTACTCAATCCAATGGCTATTCAATAATTACTAATGAATGGTGTGGTTATATGATAACTTAAAAGTCTGCAACAGGATATGAAGATGACTGATATTATCTTTGTGTGTTACAGAGTGTACCAGGATGTAGTACCGGCCATCAGAGGGTGGCGAAGGCAGGGGATGAAAGTCTACATCTACTCCTCAGGGAGTGTGGAGGCACAGAAGCTGCTGTTTGGATACTCTGTGGAAGGAGATCTTTTAGACGTGAGAATTTAGTATTGTTCCCATGGAATTTAAGCCTGATTTAATGACAGAGGAGCATATAAACCACCACAGCAAATTCAATCTGGGGTACAGGCTTATTTCCTTGGTGCTTTTGGGTGTTATAAGTAACCTTTTTGCACCTCTGGCTCCCAACCTCTAGTGATAATTGGTGTAAAAATGTGGAATGCTTAAGCGTACATTTTTCCATTTACCTATTGCCTTTGTTGTCTTCAGCACTTCGATGGGCATTTCGACACAAACATTGGGGCTAAAGTGGAAAGCAAAAGCTATGAGAGGATCGCAGAACGGATAGGCTGCGCGCCTGAAGAGATCATGTTCCTGACGGACGTCACAAGAGGTAATGACCTTTTTTCTGACACGGACAATTGCTGCTGGAAAAAGAGTTAGTGTAGTACTTAGCAGTGTCTTACATGGTTCACTTGTGATGGTAATTTGCTTTTAATGGCCTACTTTATGGTCTTACTTATCTGTGTGCAGCAACTTTCACTCAATTGTGGTGTCTGTCagtgtgcatttctgtgtgcaCCCATTTGCTGTCTATTGCTCCCATTTGCATGGTATTTTACATGAATTTTGAATTTTGACATGGTATTTGCATGAATTGCCAGGTACTGTTTTACTTAAGATGAGGTTTAAAATGGAATAGTCTCAGGCCTAAGAATGGAATAGTCTCATACTGactaattgattgattggttgatagATCAGttaattgattgattgcttttgctgtgtgtgctgctcgCAGAGGCAAAGGCTGCCGAGGAGGCGGGCTTGAACGTGGCGGTGGTGCTGAGGCCAGGCAACCTGGAGCTGACGGATGAGGAGCAGGcccactacagcaccatcaccTCCTTCAGCCAGCTGGAGCTCAGCAGCAGACCTTAACATAGACGCCACAGACACCTGCacgactcctcctcctctagctTTCCCTTTCCTCAGTCTCTCTTGCCAACATTTCCTTTGGATGTCTTTTCgtatttttctttccttcttttttttttattaagtctTTATTTATGTGGAAAGGTAAAGTGCTGGTCTCAGATAATGTTTAGTGAAAGGATGACAAAAAGAAACTGTGTTTGAGAGAAAGCGGTGTGGTTAGTACAGTGCTACCACAGAACCTGCCATAAAGATGTGTGAGGCGATCTGAATGTTCCAGTTCTTTGGTTCCACTTATGAATAAAAGTTTTTGAAGAATGATGGTGGCAAGTGCCAAACAGGTCATAGTGAAATGTCCTGGTTTCAACCAGGATTTCTGTCAGTCCTAGAAAACAGTAGTATAAAAtcagtgttatgtgtgtgtgtgtgtgtgtgtgtgtgtgtattatgagaGCAGGGATCCCTCAAATTCATTCCCTCATTCGACTTCATAATAGTCATCCTCCTCATTGGTGCAACATATTCTAAATCCATGTTCATAGTAAATTGAGTGGATGCTCTGTCTAAGTGACATACCACATGAGTgaatgtttttgtatgtgtcttgtgtgtgggggtgggagcATACTGTTTGCATGACGTTACTTTGATTTGTAGAAGAGTGTCCAGCAAACTATTTGTAGCACTGAAATTATGCAGACATAATGGCTCTCTATCATGTTCACAAGCCCCCTGAATGAGGACACAATAATCTGAAACAGGAGTCACTGTGATATAACTGATTTGCGGCAACATTTTAATAATCTGAAATATTACAAAGGTtgtcattacatttttttttaagtatcaAGAACTTGTAGCTACAGTATTATGTTTGATTGGAGTACTGTATTGTGATGACCTGAAATGAAATCCCTTCTTTGTTCTTTTGATGGAAGATCAAGAATGTGAGTTTGTTAAAAGTCTAAGATggtatgcatttgtgttcttCTCAGTGGCACTTGAGACACCTGTGAGATTTTGCGAATAGGAAGTAAACACATGGAAAACATCCTAGTCCTACATGCTTCTTGTCTCTTTTTTACAGAAATACCACAGATGAAACACAGATAAAAACAGATGAGTTGACTGAGAAAGTAGTGACTTACCTTTAATTTCTTCTACTTTCAAAACTGCTCTGTGAGTTGGGTGAAAATGAGTCATTCTAAGCTCAGTGTCGAATACATTCCTCAGGCAAACATGCATGTAGTGTAGCGCTTACAGACACTGATCGGATACATTGCGCTGGATACCGCATTTTGGTCATAGAATACTTTGGCTATTAGCCAGCATGCCTGTCCGTTGGGACTAAGAACAAGGAATTGTATCCAACCAATGGGTGTGTTTCTGATGTATAATTGTGAGTTTGTGGCAATACCCAAATAAGGTGCTTAGCTAATCAATGCATCTGTCTGGATATCTGAGACAGCCCAACACAGCAGTCATTTCTGCCATAAGTGTTTTGTTGTATTCAACCTGCATTAGAAGCAGTTTAATTAGTTTTATCCAGAGAGTTCAGTAGATcacaattgtttttgtttgttctgaTTCCTCCCGTTGGCAAATCCTACGACTAGGTTGAGCTCTGCCCAAGCCAGGCC
Encoded proteins:
- the enoph1 gene encoding enolase-phosphatase E1; the protein is MATVTVPANTSVFLLDIEGTTTPITFVKDILFPYIKEHLEDYLSDHWEEDECKQDVHLLKKQTEEDHRLNRAGPVHAVDQTVHTDEEKAIREVVDNVLWQMAADRKTTALKQLQGHMWRVAYNTGKIKGEVYQDVVPAIRGWRRQGMKVYIYSSGSVEAQKLLFGYSVEGDLLDHFDGHFDTNIGAKVESKSYERIAERIGCAPEEIMFLTDVTREAKAAEEAGLNVAVVLRPGNLELTDEEQAHYSTITSFSQLELSSRP